CAAAAAACAATGCGTGAAGAACCACAGGGATTTTAGCTATTTTCGTTTTTTAAGCTCTTCTAGTTGTGCTACAGTAAGCCCTGTTTTTCTAGCAATTGTTGCAACATCTAAAACATCCAAAAGGTCTTGTGCAATTTCTAAGGCTTTTGCTAATCCACCTTTCATTTTGCCTTCTACTATTCCTTTATCATATGCGGTCTCTAACTGACTTGCAGAAGAACGGATTTGGTCCAGATATCGGTCGTATGCCTCCAATTCTTTTTTTGACCAGTTACCTTGCTCAAGAACATTAAAAGCGTCGGTCATCACAGGATCTTTTAAAGCTGAGGGAATTTTTTGTAACGTAACTGCGTGCTTCAAAAAATAAATCCATTTATCAAGAACGGTAAAAAGAGACTCAAGCTCTTTCTCAAATTTACTCAACTCTATAAAATGGAACTCTAAATGCTTCAACTCATGAGCAAATGTTTTGGCGTCTAAAATAAAATGATGACTAATGTATTCTGTTGTAGCAAGCAAATTAAAATCAAGTATGCCAACAAAAATAACGGGGACCAATGTGGTATATTCTCCACGCGCAGCAAGCTGTCGGTCAAGCGCTACAGCGCTATAATATTGCGCTCGAGGAGCATAATCTTTTTGATCAACAACCTGCATTTCAACAATATATTGATTGCCGTCCTGATCGGTACAGCGAACACCTACTGCGCTCGTTTTAGAAGCAGGAGTCTCAGCGACATTATTCGGATCATTGATAACCACATCAATAATTTTATTCCCTTCTACTCGACCTAATACGCTATTTAAAAAACTCATTAAAATGTTTTTATGCGTAATATCACCAAACAATTTCTTAAAGGCAATATCACTTTTTGGATCTAAGAAAATCATATCATTATCCTTTTTTATATTTTTTCATCGAAAAAACAGATCACTACAATAATCTTACATAATTTAACGCAATTTTAGCGTAATCAATGCAAGCAAGCATAAAATAAATGAGATAATGCCAAAGCGAACGGTAATTTTAGATTCTTGCCAACCAAGCAGCTCAAAATGGTGATGAATCGGTGCCATCTTAAAACATCGTCTACCCAAATACCGCAATGACATTACTTGCGCAATTACCGACACTGTTTCTAGGACAAAAAGGCCACCGGCGATAACAAGTAAGAACTCCTGTTTTGCCATCAATGCCATCAGGGCAAGGCCGGCACCTAACGATAGCGAACCAACATCACCCATAAAAATTTCTGCTGGATAGGCGTTGTACCATAAAAAGCCGAGCGAAGCGCCAACCAAAATAGAACCAATAACCGCTATTTCAGCAGATCCGGTAAATGGAATATATAAATAACTGGCGAGTGCATGGTGACCTGCTAAATATGCTAATAATGAAAACAGTGCAAAGTTTGGCAACAATGATCCAATTGCTAAACCATCAAGCCCATCGGTTAAATTAACTGCATTGCTCGTAGACACAATCACAAACATAGCCCATGGAACATATAACCAGCTGATATCTAACTGCAACGTTTTACAAAATGGAAACGATAGAACTGTTGCGCCATCAACAAAAAAGATTAAGCCGAGTGCAACCATCGCTGCTACGAGCCATTGCAATTTAAACTTCATTCCCGCAGCGATTCCTTTTTTGTGCATAACTTTGCACCAATCATCCCAAAATCCAATTGCACCAAAACCAACAAAACAAAATAAAAAAAACCAAACACGCGGGTCAAACACATTACACCATAGCAAAGTATTAAGCACTACCACACCCAGAATAAAGACACCTCCCATTGTCGGCGTGTCATCCTTTTTTTTGTGCGATTCTGGCAACATCTCACGCGTTTTTGATCGAAAATTCTTTTTTGATATTGCAATGCAAGCATCACCAAACACAAAAGAAAAAAACAATGTACTCAATAATGAAGCAATCGCTCGAAAGCTCACATAATGGACCACATTAAACCCAGAAATATATGACTTTAGCCAAATAGACAAATGATATATCATGACCCTCACTCTAACTATATAAATATATGTTATATTAATGTACAAGAAGTATATCAAAACAAACCAAAATTGCCCAATACATCGATTTAATGGGGGGTTTGGCCGGGGGGTTGACCCTAAAAGCCCCATCTGGCACACTTAATGGTATCAAAATGGAGGAAAAGTATATGGTAATCACATTAACTTTTACCGAAAAGGTACATTATGAAACTGAATACTATAAAAAATAAAGCAATCGGGGCGATTCTCTTGCCAATGCTACTCATAAGCGCCTCAACCTCTGCAGCTCCCACCTGTAAATTCCCTCTTGAGGCAATAAGAAAGCAGATCTGTAATGCCAATAGCGATCAGTCTCTAACAGAATCCGTCGATAGTCATTTAGATGGATGGACAAGCTGGGTTACATCATTTGCCAATATGAATAATACCGAATCGTTAGACGTACATCTCAAAAGACTAGAATTGAGAATATCAGCCCTTGAGCAAATAAAAGCAAAAGCAAAAGATTGTAGCGACATCATCTACAAATTGCTCTCTATGCTTTGCACAGATATAAAAACTATTTATACCACATTAAAAAATTATAATCGCTCAACTAGCTTGGGCGATATGATGGAACTGGGGCAAACATTACATCCATATACCCCACTATTCCCAGAAAAAATACGAAAGTTTTCAAAAACTGAATGGAAAACAATATTCAAACATCGTATTAAACACAGCAGATAAATAATACACCTCATACCGATAAAAAATGAAAAGGCTTTTAGGGTAATCCTCTGAAAGCCTTTTTTGTTTATACGTGTGTCCTCTCTGTACAAACTATCGTTCTTTTCATATTCTATCTAGCCGATATATATATCTACTCATCTGCAACTCAGGATTTAATATGACAAGACATACTCTACTAATTACTCTAGCTCTCTGCTTTTCCATTAATTATAGCATCCAATTACATGCTGCTGATGATTGCAAAAATGGTGGTGGTGACGACATATCAGCATGGGAGACAGGAAGTGATAGCGGCGATGAAGACGGTGGAATAGTAGCATGGGCAAACGCTGCAGCGTCACCTTCTGAATATACTGCTGCATTAACGCAAGCAACAGATACGACAAATCAGTTAAGTTTCTTCTTGCACCACCAACACAAAGAATGTATGCGCTTACAAGAAAGAATACAGACCCTTCCTTCATTAATCGAAACAATTAGTAGTGCGTCTAGTAATAATCAAGCGGCTGCATCAGGACTATCTCAATTGCAAAGATCATCATGGGGACCGGCAATCTCTCAATGGCAAAGCGCACTAGCAATAGCGCTGACCAATATCGAAGGTCTGCATAAAGTATTAAGGACCCTGGAACTACCTGCAGTCAGAACCACCCTACATCATCACCCGCGACCTACGCACTCATCTAAACGCAAGCTCTGATAGATGCAACTCGACCAACAAAAAAATTAAATAAAGCCAAGCAAGACCGCAATGTATACAACTGCCAAAAGACTTGCTGGTTATCACAAGATGCTTTACAATGAGTTTTTATGGTATTAAAGCCTAAAAACTCATTTTTGTTAAACCGCTTACTTTTACAAAGAACAAATGAATACAGCACCTACCTATGATTTTGATGTTATCGTTATTGGCGGTGGCCACGCCGGAATAGAAGCAGCACATGCCGCAGCAAAGATGGGATCTAAAACCTTAATGATTACCATCGACACGCAAAAAATAGGCCTCATGCCCTGCAATCCTGCAATCGGTGGTGTAGGCAAAGGACATATGGTATATGAAATTAGCGCTATGGGTGGCCTAATGCCGAAACTTTGTACCAAAACCTACTTACAAGCCCGTATGCTCAATACAAAAAAAGGGCCCGCTGTTCAAGGACTGCGTCTGCAAATTGATAAATACGCATACAACAAATTAAGCCGAGAAACACTTGCACAGACAAAAAATCTTACCTTACGCTCGGCGATGATAGAGTCTGTATGTCTTGATGAAACTGGCCATGTACGCGGCATTATCACTGCAACCGGAGAAACAATCAGTGCTCCAACAGTGATTATTACAACCGGTACCTTTTTAAATGGTAAATGCCATATTGGTGAGAAAAATTTTGCTGCAGGACGACAAGATGAACCGGCAGCAACGGGTATTTCACAATTTTTTAAAAATCAGGGTATACAACTCGGACGCTTAAAAACAGGAACTCCTCCCCGTATTGCTAAGGGCTCCATCGATTTTTCAAAGTTAGAATATCAAGAGGCTGATGATCTTAATTATTTGTTTGAGTTCTATCCTCATAAATCGATACATACACATCCCTGCTATATAACGCACACTAATAAAAAGACGCACGATGTGATCAGAAACAACCTCCACCGTTCGGCAATGTATAATGGTAACATCTTTGGGATCGGACCACGATACTGCCCATCCATTGAAGATAAAATTGGCCGATTCCCTAATAAAGAATCGCACCACGTATTTGTAGAACCAGAGGGTGCTGATTCTGATGAAGTATATCCAAATGGAATCTCCACATCGCTTCCTCAAGAAATACAAAAAGAGTATCTACAAACCATTGTTGGATTTGAAAACGCGGTGATCACTCGCCCAGGATACGCAGTTGAATATGACTTCGTACTGCCAAACCAGCTGCATCATACGCTGGAAGTCAAATCTATTCCTGGCCTTTTTTTAGCAGGGCAGATTAATGGTACCACAGGATACGAAGAAGCTGCAGGTCAAGGAATTATGGCGGGGATTAATGCACATTTACATCACACAAAGCAACCGCCATTTATCATGGATCGTAATGAAGGATACATTGGGGTTATGATTGATGATTTAGTCTCATTTGGTGTTGATGAACCATATCGCATGTTTACATCGCGTGCAGAACGACGACTGTTACTCCGTCAAGATAATGTATTCTTACGACTCACTGACAAAGCACATGCTCTTGGTATGATCGATGAACAGATGTATACCGACTTTAAGGAAGAACAAAAAGCCGTTTTTGATACATTAACTTTTTTCCGTAGCAAATATAGCAATACACAGCTACTTAAAAAGTTTGGTGAGCTGGAATGTAATATAGCAGAGCTACGAGCCCATGCACCGGTACCCCTTTCTGACCGAGCTGTACAAATCATACACGCCGAAATTCGATACCAACCCTATATCGAACGAGAACAGCAAGAGATCGAAAAAAATATCCAGTATCAATCAATGACAATTCCTGATACATTCTCATATAAAGATATACCGGGATTATCAAAGGAATTACAGGAGAAGTTACATAAATATACACCAAAAACTATCGCACATGCGGCATTAATTCCAGGTATGACCCCCGCTGCAATTGCGCTATTAATTTTTAATATACGAGAACAGATAAAATTAAAAAAAGGTTAGTTTTTAAACATTAATAAAGGATTTTTATCGTGTCTACCAAAACAATGTTTGCATTACTGTTATTACCATCAATCGTTTTTTCAGCTGCCCCGCAACCAACGGCAACAAAAAAGTCAAAGGCTGTTACCTCTAAATCATCTTGTGCAAAAAAAACCAAGAAAAAATCATGTAACTCTTGCCCACTTGCGCAGAAACAACCGGCAAAAACTAAAGAATTTGAAGCAACCCTCCTTCCTGTTGCTACAGCAACCGTTGCTACTGATCTAAAAACAACGGCTACGCAAACTGCTATTGCTGTTACTGAAAGCACTGTCTCTACAACAGCTCAAGTGCAATCGACTACAAATGCAGATGCAAAAAAACGATCCGTTACTGTGGTCGCTGATATGCCTAAAGCATCATTAGGATATAAACATTTTTTTGGCACCTATTATCCAACAGAATTCTATCTAACCGTGAACGGTAAAAAATCTGGGCCTGAAGAAACCGTTACTATAGATTGTGAGAACAACTGTGTCGACATCACCTATTACGCGCAATTTCAAAACGGTAGAGAAACGTCTCGACAATATGTATATGCAATTGATCCAAAAAAAGAACAAGTAACCGCTACTTTTGGTTGGAAAGTTGATAACCGCGTAATGCTGGATGATGAGAGAGCGCAACTAACTTCATTTGTTGAAATTATACCGTAATAAGGAATATTCTTGTTGCACACTATTGCTCATATCTATGGTCCTTTTACCATACACAGTTTTGGTTTATTTGTTGTTTTGGGTCTTATTGCAACGATATACCTTACATTACAACATCCATTGCGTGCAAAAATTGTCACTAAAAACAGTTTTTTAGATGCAATTTTGCTCAGCATCATTGTTGGCGTTGTTGGATGCCGCATACTATTTATATTCCAAAACTGGCGTACCTTGCAGCATTACACCGATATTTTTGATGTAACAAGTGGAGGAGTTTCTTCTCTGGGAGCTTTTGTAGGCATTTTACTGGTCATGCCACTCTATTTACGGTGGCATGCAATCCCCTGCATACCTTTTTTTGATCTTCTTGCTATTCATGCTGCGTTGCTTCATACATTTGTCCGTATCGGCTGCTTTTTATCAGGATGTTGTCACGGTATCCAAACCGCTATGCCTTGGGGGGTTATCTATAGCGACTTTGAATCATCTGCACCATTATTTGTAAGAATTCATCCGACACAACTCTACAGTGCTTGTATATCATTACTATTGTTTTTCATTATATATTTTAAATTACAATATCAGTTTAAAAAACCTGGCCAAATTACTGCATTATATCTAATGGGTACCACGATGGAACGGTTCTTAGTTGATTTCTTTCGCGGAGACCAAGAGTTTTTACCCTATACATCGTTATTAGTTCTTTCGACACACCAATGGATCGCCCTTGGATTGTTTGCCTTAGGATTTATACTTTTTATATATGCTTCATACGCTACCACCAAACCGTACCAGTACCATGAACCTGTTTAGCTATATAAAAAGTAACCTATCGATCTTGAACGTCATACAAGAATACACAACACTCAAAAAAGCAGGCTCATACTGGAAAGGAAGCTGCCCCTTCCATTCAGAAAAAACTGGGTCCTTTACCGTAAGCCCACACAAAGAAATTTTTTACTGCTTTGGCTGTCATGCTGGCGGAGATCTGATTACCTTTACTGCTACTATAGAAAACTGCTCCCCCATGGAAGCAGCACAACATCTTATTGACCGATACCAACTTACCATTCCAGATAATATCGCAAAAGATGATGGTGTTTCACTTGAGAAAAAGAACTTATACTTTAAGATTTGCGAACTAACTGCTTCCTGGTGTGCTGAAAACCTCACCAAAAACCCCACAATATTGAATTACCTGCACAATCGTAATATTAACCAAAAAAGCATTGCCCATTTTACGATTGGCTTTTTTCCTGGTGGACTTGCAGCCATCAAAATGTTTACTGAGTTTATGAAAAAACAAGGGATACTATATGATGATTTACTGCAAGCACATATTATCTGCCAAGGAAAAACTGTTGCATATTCCCCGTTTGAACAGCGGATTATCTTTCCTATAAAAGATCATTTAGGTAGATATTGTGGCTTTGGTGGACGCATTTATCAAGAACAAGATCAACGAGCCAAATATTATAATTCCCGCGAAACTGATTTTTTCTCAAAAGGATCCCTCCTTTTTGGACTTGATATCGCCAAACAAGCAATTCAAAAAGCAGAAACCGCCTTTTTAGTCGAAGGGTATACCGACTGTATCGTTATGGCACAATACGGCTATCACAACACTGTAGCCACACTGGGAACCGCTTGTACTCTTGAACATCTCACTATCCTTGCACGCCACGCACAACAACTTTTTATTCTGTATGATGGAGATCGCGCAGGCCAAGAAGCAATGCTACGCCTGACCGAACTGTGCTGGCAAGTACAAATCGAACTGAAAGTAATTTGTCTTCCTTCTGGAGAAGATCCAGCATCATTTCTAATAAAAGGAGAACAGCTAACCCCTTTGATTGAACACGCAAAA
The DNA window shown above is from Candidatus Babeliales bacterium and carries:
- a CDS encoding Rpn family recombination-promoting nuclease/putative transposase; its protein translation is MIFLDPKSDIAFKKLFGDITHKNILMSFLNSVLGRVEGNKIIDVVINDPNNVAETPASKTSAVGVRCTDQDGNQYIVEMQVVDQKDYAPRAQYYSAVALDRQLAARGEYTTLVPVIFVGILDFNLLATTEYISHHFILDAKTFAHELKHLEFHFIELSKFEKELESLFTVLDKWIYFLKHAVTLQKIPSALKDPVMTDAFNVLEQGNWSKKELEAYDRYLDQIRSSASQLETAYDKGIVEGKMKGGLAKALEIAQDLLDVLDVATIARKTGLTVAQLEELKKRK
- a CDS encoding prolipoprotein diacylglyceryl transferase — translated: MLHTIAHIYGPFTIHSFGLFVVLGLIATIYLTLQHPLRAKIVTKNSFLDAILLSIIVGVVGCRILFIFQNWRTLQHYTDIFDVTSGGVSSLGAFVGILLVMPLYLRWHAIPCIPFFDLLAIHAALLHTFVRIGCFLSGCCHGIQTAMPWGVIYSDFESSAPLFVRIHPTQLYSACISLLLFFIIYFKLQYQFKKPGQITALYLMGTTMERFLVDFFRGDQEFLPYTSLLVLSTHQWIALGLFALGFILFIYASYATTKPYQYHEPV
- the mraY gene encoding phospho-N-acetylmuramoyl-pentapeptide-transferase — protein: MIYHLSIWLKSYISGFNVVHYVSFRAIASLLSTLFFSFVFGDACIAISKKNFRSKTREMLPESHKKKDDTPTMGGVFILGVVVLNTLLWCNVFDPRVWFFLFCFVGFGAIGFWDDWCKVMHKKGIAAGMKFKLQWLVAAMVALGLIFFVDGATVLSFPFCKTLQLDISWLYVPWAMFVIVSTSNAVNLTDGLDGLAIGSLLPNFALFSLLAYLAGHHALASYLYIPFTGSAEIAVIGSILVGASLGFLWYNAYPAEIFMGDVGSLSLGAGLALMALMAKQEFLLVIAGGLFVLETVSVIAQVMSLRYLGRRCFKMAPIHHHFELLGWQESKITVRFGIISFILCLLALITLKLR
- the dnaG gene encoding DNA primase, with the translated sequence MNLFSYIKSNLSILNVIQEYTTLKKAGSYWKGSCPFHSEKTGSFTVSPHKEIFYCFGCHAGGDLITFTATIENCSPMEAAQHLIDRYQLTIPDNIAKDDGVSLEKKNLYFKICELTASWCAENLTKNPTILNYLHNRNINQKSIAHFTIGFFPGGLAAIKMFTEFMKKQGILYDDLLQAHIICQGKTVAYSPFEQRIIFPIKDHLGRYCGFGGRIYQEQDQRAKYYNSRETDFFSKGSLLFGLDIAKQAIQKAETAFLVEGYTDCIVMAQYGYHNTVATLGTACTLEHLTILARHAQQLFILYDGDRAGQEAMLRLTELCWQVQIELKVICLPSGEDPASFLIKGEQLTPLIEHAKDIFEYFITILSKDYLHQTLHKKLQLAQKIITTIERLDNPLTKDLLFQRASDILKIPVSSLKNSTLASPQRTPRKLPDIPAEPEESEQPQDQRLEKALFFAIMGDITLLNDDNAVYLLEYLPSPFNKILARLREAQRICSSLNFIQFFDMLNPKEQQFISKLLMNQEQETSPEEFDQLLTKLQKKNWKLIVQNMKIKIAQEEEYANKEKIEKIIQDFLALKRKIVHKNLI
- the mnmG gene encoding tRNA uridine-5-carboxymethylaminomethyl(34) synthesis enzyme MnmG gives rise to the protein MNTAPTYDFDVIVIGGGHAGIEAAHAAAKMGSKTLMITIDTQKIGLMPCNPAIGGVGKGHMVYEISAMGGLMPKLCTKTYLQARMLNTKKGPAVQGLRLQIDKYAYNKLSRETLAQTKNLTLRSAMIESVCLDETGHVRGIITATGETISAPTVIITTGTFLNGKCHIGEKNFAAGRQDEPAATGISQFFKNQGIQLGRLKTGTPPRIAKGSIDFSKLEYQEADDLNYLFEFYPHKSIHTHPCYITHTNKKTHDVIRNNLHRSAMYNGNIFGIGPRYCPSIEDKIGRFPNKESHHVFVEPEGADSDEVYPNGISTSLPQEIQKEYLQTIVGFENAVITRPGYAVEYDFVLPNQLHHTLEVKSIPGLFLAGQINGTTGYEEAAGQGIMAGINAHLHHTKQPPFIMDRNEGYIGVMIDDLVSFGVDEPYRMFTSRAERRLLLRQDNVFLRLTDKAHALGMIDEQMYTDFKEEQKAVFDTLTFFRSKYSNTQLLKKFGELECNIAELRAHAPVPLSDRAVQIIHAEIRYQPYIEREQQEIEKNIQYQSMTIPDTFSYKDIPGLSKELQEKLHKYTPKTIAHAALIPGMTPAAIALLIFNIREQIKLKKG